The following coding sequences are from one uncultured Desulfobacter sp. window:
- a CDS encoding VOC family protein: MKINELSTCFCTNDVDNCREFYTKHFAAKIIFDCGWYVNLSFGEEGPTIQFMQPQEHMPTYGGAGIMLNFKVENVDAEHNRLIDAGFQTAMPLEDHPWGDRGFSVIDPIGNSVYIYSDREPAEEFKQYYKS; the protein is encoded by the coding sequence ATGAAAATCAATGAATTGTCTACATGCTTTTGCACAAATGATGTCGATAACTGCCGTGAGTTTTACACCAAACATTTTGCGGCAAAAATTATTTTTGACTGTGGTTGGTACGTCAATTTAAGCTTTGGTGAAGAGGGGCCAACCATTCAGTTCATGCAGCCACAAGAACATATGCCGACATATGGCGGGGCAGGCATCATGCTGAATTTTAAAGTTGAAAATGTAGATGCTGAACATAATCGGTTAATTGATGCAGGCTTTCAAACAGCAATGCCTTTGGAAGACCATCCCTGGGGAGATAGAGGCTTTTCTGTGATTGATCCCATTGGTAATTCCGTTTATATCTATTCTGACAGAGAGCCGGCAGAGGAATTTAAGCAATATTATAAAAGCTGA
- a CDS encoding transporter substrate-binding domain-containing protein yields the protein MYPNRYIAALKYNLITLFLFVSIFAASICLAQNPPKQVVVAVGTDSIPYYFLDQDNHPAGLMVDVWKLWAQQTGIKVVFTPLPFYQTLVSVEKGDADVHAGCFFSPNRSKTLDFILPVVKVRTHFFVKKNILGVNRLKDLRGFRIGIIKGDAAIDYLRRQLPDATLAVYPDNQALFEAVKADEILAFVKDTHIALAMLKKMGIMSRYRYFDQEPLYEADWLCAVRRGNKALAEIVRKGMQAIPQEKKAAVFRKWVGTTQNQAAKATAPNVLTIACCNAYPPMSMISAAGQPSGMLVDVWRLWATKTGRKINFKFFSLEDSLNAVTDGRADIHAGVYQSKASPNTIAFSRPFYRIESGFFYKLSPDAPKTLADLQGKRVGTHADTMPLRHLPTKDRVFLVHPTDQDLLQEASQGTFDIFFAELPYVSAQLERRGEQGSYALLSQGKMIQPIYAGVDQKNPTLLKTVNQGLAAVSDVELADIEARWIKDPSLRQFKNNAMANLLTPEEKAWLKSHQVIQLLGDTGWPPIGFTDPSGRYQGVAADYINLIGRRLGIRFEVISDHSRNQIPKLIKSGKANGVSCMVKEEEPAQWLSFSAPYFVSPHVIVTKKQTPAIFGIENLAGKTLAVEEGVFLESKLKKRYAKIILKPIKNTVAALESVAGGEAYAYVGNLMVIKYLLKAKGIDTLKIAAPAPWPESRLRIGIRKDWPLLVSAINKAIENISPESHRLINRHWMAHLRETTAKALLLSHGEKQWLKAHQTVRLGIDPAWPPFEFYAREHGYSGLAAEYIKTIEKQLNIAMIPQTDLTWQQAMDRGRQQEIDLFACIVPSPKRARFLNFTKPYLSFPMVIAAGTNFPFISGLEDLEGRTIAVVAGYISQEILQKDFPDITLVPVESVTQGLKQISQGRVDVFVGNLASITYCTRQTGLANIKISAVTPYKFKLCMGVRKDWPQMVSILDKVIENMPQSEKNKIRDDWVHMQFEHKTNWALLWKWIIGMTLVSCTILGIILFSNNKLKRAEASLRESHENLALAMGVAKEEKQKALAADKAKSQFLANMSHEIRTPMNAIIGMTHLLMQTRLDTKQTDYAAKIDASAKSLLNLINDILDFSKIEAGKMDMEIVDFCLDEAMEKLAGLITVKASDKEHLAVRFKVDSQIPNNLKGDPLRLNQVLVNLGNNAVKFTDEGQILVSVELLERQKDRGILKFSVTDSGIGMTPEQQKKLFKVFSQADSSTTRKYGGTGLGLAISKRIVEMMGGQISLESTAGKGSTFSFTVPMAFGPKTMPKPKNDRQTLARTILGAKILLVEDHDINQQVAREILENAGFFVWIANHGKEAISMVLSQDFDLVLMDLQMPVMDGYQATREIRRHKTAEALPIVAMTASAMPRDREKAMAAGMNAHVSKPIDLKELFQTLSRSIKPGDRPLPNGFGKEPYKEVLIGDVPGISVRQAISRLDKNETLYLELLEKCKQNYAHADQDLNALIEKGCDEDARRLAHSIKGVAGNIGMADLQAAAANLETAFRDGATSEYATLMTPFSQALSCALSSADILTRSVGKETEAPGDRAIKSETELAVMLEALAPFVKKREAKPAKDRIKKITALAWPKHIESDIAELNRLISRYQFKPAAELLETVMLKL from the coding sequence ATGTACCCAAACAGATACATCGCAGCATTAAAATATAATTTAATCACCTTATTTCTATTTGTTTCTATTTTTGCAGCAAGCATCTGCCTGGCCCAAAATCCTCCCAAGCAGGTTGTCGTTGCTGTGGGCACGGACAGTATCCCCTATTATTTTCTGGACCAGGACAATCACCCCGCAGGCCTTATGGTGGATGTCTGGAAACTGTGGGCACAGCAGACCGGAATCAAGGTTGTTTTTACCCCCCTGCCCTTTTACCAGACCCTTGTATCCGTAGAAAAAGGAGATGCCGATGTCCACGCCGGATGTTTTTTCAGCCCGAATCGAAGCAAAACCCTTGATTTCATATTACCTGTGGTGAAGGTCAGAACCCATTTTTTTGTAAAAAAAAATATCCTGGGGGTTAACCGACTCAAGGATCTGCGCGGGTTTCGCATCGGCATCATCAAAGGAGATGCAGCCATTGATTACCTGCGCCGGCAATTACCCGATGCCACCCTGGCCGTATATCCGGACAACCAGGCCCTGTTTGAGGCAGTCAAGGCCGACGAGATCCTTGCCTTTGTCAAGGATACCCATATCGCTTTGGCCATGCTCAAAAAAATGGGGATCATGAGCCGGTACCGGTACTTTGACCAGGAGCCGCTTTACGAAGCAGACTGGCTTTGTGCCGTGCGCCGGGGAAATAAGGCGTTGGCGGAGATCGTGCGAAAAGGGATGCAGGCGATACCCCAGGAGAAAAAAGCCGCTGTTTTTCGTAAATGGGTCGGTACCACCCAAAACCAGGCAGCCAAGGCCACAGCGCCCAATGTATTGACCATCGCCTGTTGCAATGCCTACCCGCCCATGTCCATGATCAGTGCCGCCGGCCAACCTTCAGGCATGCTGGTGGATGTATGGCGGTTATGGGCAACCAAAACCGGACGGAAAATAAATTTTAAATTTTTCAGTTTAGAAGATTCTTTGAACGCCGTCACCGACGGCAGGGCCGATATCCATGCAGGTGTGTACCAATCAAAAGCCTCCCCAAATACCATTGCATTCTCCCGGCCCTTTTACCGTATTGAAAGCGGCTTTTTTTATAAACTAAGCCCCGATGCCCCCAAGACCCTGGCCGATTTACAGGGGAAGCGGGTCGGCACCCACGCCGACACCATGCCCCTGAGGCATTTACCGACAAAGGACAGGGTATTTCTGGTGCATCCCACGGATCAAGATCTGCTCCAGGAAGCATCCCAGGGCACCTTTGACATCTTCTTTGCAGAACTGCCCTATGTCTCGGCCCAGCTTGAACGAAGGGGCGAACAAGGCAGTTACGCTCTTTTGTCCCAGGGGAAAATGATACAGCCCATTTATGCGGGGGTGGACCAAAAGAATCCCACACTTTTAAAGACGGTCAACCAAGGCCTGGCCGCCGTGTCCGATGTTGAACTGGCAGACATTGAAGCACGCTGGATCAAAGATCCGTCGTTAAGACAATTTAAGAACAACGCCATGGCCAATCTCCTCACCCCGGAGGAAAAAGCCTGGCTCAAATCCCATCAGGTGATTCAATTGCTGGGGGACACCGGTTGGCCGCCCATAGGTTTTACAGACCCGAGCGGCCGTTATCAAGGGGTGGCTGCGGACTATATCAATCTGATCGGACGTCGCCTGGGCATCCGGTTTGAGGTCATCAGCGACCACAGCCGGAATCAAATACCTAAGCTTATAAAATCGGGAAAAGCCAACGGCGTCAGCTGCATGGTCAAAGAAGAGGAACCGGCCCAATGGCTGTCATTCAGTGCGCCCTATTTTGTCAGTCCCCACGTCATTGTAACCAAGAAACAGACCCCCGCCATTTTTGGAATAGAAAATCTGGCCGGAAAGACACTGGCTGTTGAAGAGGGCGTTTTTCTCGAATCCAAACTGAAAAAACGATATGCGAAAATCATACTTAAACCGATTAAAAATACGGTCGCTGCCCTTGAAAGTGTGGCCGGCGGCGAGGCCTATGCCTATGTGGGAAATCTGATGGTAATTAAATACCTGTTGAAGGCCAAGGGTATTGATACGCTCAAAATCGCCGCACCGGCACCCTGGCCGGAATCCAGACTCCGTATCGGCATCCGCAAGGACTGGCCGCTTCTGGTCTCCGCCATCAACAAAGCCATTGAAAACATCTCCCCGGAATCCCACCGGCTGATCAACCGCCACTGGATGGCACACCTCAGGGAGACAACCGCCAAAGCCCTGCTGCTGTCACACGGGGAAAAGCAATGGCTCAAAGCCCATCAGACCGTAAGGCTCGGCATTGATCCGGCCTGGCCGCCCTTTGAATTCTACGCCCGGGAACACGGCTATTCAGGCCTGGCCGCCGAGTATATCAAAACCATTGAAAAGCAGCTGAATATCGCCATGATCCCCCAGACCGATCTGACCTGGCAACAGGCAATGGACAGGGGCCGACAACAAGAGATTGATCTGTTTGCCTGCATTGTCCCCAGCCCGAAGCGGGCCCGGTTTCTTAATTTCACCAAGCCATATCTCTCTTTTCCCATGGTCATCGCTGCGGGAACGAATTTTCCTTTTATCAGCGGCCTTGAAGATCTGGAAGGCAGGACCATTGCCGTGGTGGCCGGATACATTTCCCAGGAAATTCTGCAAAAAGATTTTCCAGATATCACCCTTGTCCCCGTTGAATCGGTGACCCAAGGCCTGAAACAAATAAGCCAGGGCAGGGTGGATGTGTTTGTGGGCAACCTTGCCTCCATCACCTATTGCACCAGGCAAACCGGGCTGGCAAACATCAAAATCTCCGCTGTGACCCCATACAAATTCAAACTCTGCATGGGGGTACGAAAGGATTGGCCCCAGATGGTTTCCATCCTTGACAAAGTCATTGAGAATATGCCCCAATCCGAAAAAAATAAAATCCGGGATGACTGGGTCCACATGCAGTTTGAGCATAAAACCAACTGGGCACTTCTCTGGAAATGGATCATAGGGATGACCCTTGTATCATGCACCATTTTGGGCATCATTCTTTTTTCCAATAATAAACTTAAAAGGGCCGAAGCCTCTTTAAGGGAAAGCCATGAAAATCTGGCCCTGGCCATGGGCGTGGCCAAGGAGGAAAAACAAAAAGCCCTGGCAGCCGACAAGGCAAAAAGCCAATTTCTGGCCAACATGAGCCACGAAATCCGAACCCCCATGAACGCTATCATCGGCATGACCCATCTGCTCATGCAGACCCGGCTGGACACAAAACAGACAGATTATGCGGCCAAAATTGATGCATCGGCCAAATCGCTGCTGAACCTGATCAACGACATTCTGGATTTTTCTAAAATCGAAGCCGGCAAAATGGACATGGAAATTGTTGATTTCTGCCTGGATGAAGCCATGGAAAAACTTGCCGGGCTGATCACGGTCAAAGCCTCGGACAAAGAGCATCTTGCCGTGCGGTTCAAGGTGGATTCCCAAATCCCGAACAACTTGAAAGGCGACCCGCTCAGGCTGAACCAGGTGCTGGTCAACCTTGGCAATAATGCCGTTAAATTCACAGACGAGGGGCAGATTCTCGTGTCGGTGGAACTGCTTGAAAGGCAAAAAGATCGGGGCATCTTGAAATTCAGCGTAACGGACAGCGGCATCGGCATGACTCCGGAACAGCAAAAGAAATTATTCAAGGTGTTCAGCCAGGCGGATTCCTCCACAACCCGAAAATACGGCGGCACGGGACTTGGGCTTGCCATTTCAAAACGAATTGTGGAGATGATGGGTGGACAGATTTCCCTTGAAAGCACGGCCGGCAAAGGCAGCACCTTCTCCTTTACCGTGCCCATGGCGTTTGGCCCTAAAACGATGCCCAAACCCAAAAATGACAGACAAACCCTTGCCAGAACCATTCTGGGGGCCAAAATTCTTCTGGTGGAAGACCATGACATCAACCAGCAGGTTGCCAGGGAAATCCTGGAAAACGCTGGATTTTTTGTTTGGATTGCAAATCATGGGAAAGAAGCGATCTCCATGGTCTTGTCCCAGGATTTTGACCTGGTACTCATGGACCTTCAGATGCCGGTGATGGACGGGTACCAGGCCACCCGGGAAATACGCCGGCACAAAACAGCAGAAGCGTTACCCATTGTGGCCATGACGGCATCGGCCATGCCCCGGGACCGGGAAAAGGCCATGGCTGCAGGCATGAATGCCCATGTGAGCAAACCCATTGATTTAAAAGAGTTGTTCCAGACCCTTTCCCGGAGCATCAAACCCGGCGACAGGCCGTTGCCGAATGGTTTTGGCAAAGAGCCGTACAAAGAGGTCCTCATAGGAGATGTGCCGGGAATATCCGTACGCCAGGCCATCTCCCGCCTGGATAAAAACGAAACGCTTTACCTGGAACTTTTGGAAAAATGCAAACAAAATTATGCCCACGCGGACCAGGACTTAAATGCACTCATTGAAAAGGGATGTGATGAAGATGCCCGGCGACTGGCCCATTCCATCAAAGGCGTGGCCGGTAATATCGGCATGGCGGATCTGCAGGCGGCGGCTGCCAATCTGGAAACCGCCTTCCGCGACGGGGCGACGTCTGAATATGCCACCCTGATGACACCGTTTTCCCAGGCGCTTTCGTGTGCCTTATCTTCGGCGGATATACTCACCCGATCCGTTGGCAAAGAGACCGAGGCGCCCGGGGATCGGGCAATCAAGTCTGAAACAGAGCTGGCCGTGATGCTCGAAGCGCTTGCCCCCTTCGTAAAAAAAAGAGAGGCAAAACCGGCAAAGGATCGAATAAAAAAAATAACAGCCCTGGCATGGCCAAAGCATATAGAGTCTGATATAGCAGAGTTAAATCGCCTGATTTCCAGATATCAATTCAAACCGGCGGCAGAACTTCTTGAAACTGTAATGTTGAAACTGTAA
- a CDS encoding two-component system response regulator: MTDLSQMRVLVVDDVETNVDILVEALGDDYRVSVAMDGESALEIIEENPPDIILMDIMMPGMDGYEVCERLKSKTATRDIPVVFLTALSEEENETRGLALGAVDYITKPFRAGIVKARVKNHLELKQHKDHLENLVARRTREVFLTQEISMECIGTLAEFRDPETGGHIKRTQHYIKALATQLKTLPQFSRILDEETIDRIYKCAPLHDIGKVAIPDTILKKPGKLTKEEFDVMKTHTTHGYKVLLSAKTRLDTGNYLKCAATIALTHHEKWDGSGYPRGLSKENIPVEGRLMAIADVYDALVSRRVYKSPMPHSQAMDIILQGMGTHFDPEMVAVFKQHAETFRAIAIEFADHDDEIKALQC, from the coding sequence ATGACCGACTTATCCCAGATGCGCGTTCTTGTTGTAGATGATGTTGAAACCAATGTGGACATTCTCGTGGAGGCCCTTGGCGACGATTACCGGGTCAGTGTGGCCATGGACGGTGAATCGGCCCTGGAAATCATTGAAGAAAATCCGCCTGATATTATTCTTATGGATATCATGATGCCAGGCATGGACGGCTACGAAGTATGTGAGCGGCTTAAATCCAAAACTGCGACACGGGATATTCCGGTTGTATTTTTAACGGCCCTGTCCGAAGAGGAAAATGAGACCAGGGGGCTTGCCCTGGGCGCTGTGGACTACATTACAAAACCCTTCAGGGCGGGCATCGTAAAGGCGCGTGTTAAAAATCACCTGGAATTAAAACAGCATAAGGACCATTTGGAGAATCTGGTTGCCAGAAGGACCCGGGAGGTCTTCTTAACCCAGGAAATCAGCATGGAATGCATCGGCACCCTGGCTGAATTTCGTGATCCTGAGACCGGCGGGCATATCAAGCGGACCCAGCATTATATCAAGGCCCTGGCAACCCAGCTGAAAACCTTGCCCCAATTCAGCCGAATACTGGACGAAGAGACCATTGACCGGATCTATAAATGCGCACCACTGCATGACATCGGAAAAGTGGCCATCCCGGATACCATTCTCAAAAAACCGGGGAAACTGACCAAGGAGGAATTCGATGTGATGAAGACCCATACCACCCATGGATACAAGGTGTTGCTGTCGGCAAAAACACGCCTGGACACAGGCAATTATCTGAAATGTGCCGCCACCATTGCCTTGACCCACCATGAAAAATGGGACGGCTCCGGCTATCCCCGGGGACTGTCAAAGGAAAATATTCCTGTGGAAGGGCGGTTGATGGCCATTGCAGACGTATACGACGCGTTGGTCTCCAGGCGGGTGTACAAGTCTCCCATGCCCCACTCACAAGCCATGGACATTATTCTCCAGGGCATGGGAACACATTTTGACCCTGAGATGGTGGCGGTTTTTAAACAGCACGCCGAAACCTTCAGGGCCATTGCCATCGAATTTGCAGACCATGATGATGAAATTAAGGCGCTTCAGTGTTAA
- a CDS encoding DUF2914 domain-containing protein, translating to MRATKPKGPDIKISACPFLLSRLFIVLGVIAALVIPNSVSQADQPRMVLADAVVCEGISNFRPVTPAVVFSVSQGEVFCFSEFDPVYEKTAIFHKWYKRDKLIFSMRLVLSVPKWSSFSRVQMRDADKGPWRVEIRDEDDTLLKTLRFSMSD from the coding sequence ATGAGAGCAACAAAACCTAAGGGGCCGGATATAAAGATAAGCGCATGTCCTTTTTTGCTTTCCCGGCTTTTCATTGTTTTAGGAGTGATTGCCGCTTTGGTTATACCCAACAGCGTCAGCCAGGCTGACCAGCCCCGCATGGTGTTGGCCGATGCGGTGGTGTGTGAAGGCATCTCCAATTTCAGGCCGGTGACGCCGGCTGTTGTGTTCAGCGTTTCCCAGGGGGAGGTGTTCTGCTTTTCCGAATTTGACCCGGTGTATGAAAAAACGGCAATTTTTCACAAATGGTATAAAAGAGACAAGCTTATTTTTTCCATGCGCCTTGTCCTGTCCGTACCCAAATGGTCATCCTTTTCAAGGGTCCAGATGCGCGATGCGGATAAGGGGCCCTGGCGGGTGGAGATCAGGGATGAAGATGATACGCTTTTAAAAACCTTAAGATTCAGCATGTCTGATTGA
- a CDS encoding RNA-binding S4 domain-containing protein — protein sequence MTENRIVYITQAPVELYKVLKFENIASSGGEAKYLIADGLVWVNGRIETRKRKKIVPGDVIEIDGICLEIHMDAGESE from the coding sequence ATGACTGAAAATAGAATTGTTTATATTACCCAGGCGCCTGTGGAATTATACAAGGTGCTCAAATTTGAAAATATTGCATCCAGCGGGGGCGAGGCCAAGTATCTGATCGCCGACGGCCTGGTTTGGGTGAATGGCCGGATTGAAACAAGAAAAAGGAAAAAGATCGTTCCCGGAGATGTCATAGAAATTGACGGCATCTGTCTTGAAATTCATATGGATGCCGGCGAATCAGAGTGA
- a CDS encoding acetate--CoA ligase family protein, whose product MQLDIDFDAIDRIFSNAWDQGRDFLFEFEVYDLLARSGSETPPQVRLIDRGERISDAALVAMPGEKSVLKIVSPYIVHKTEVGGVRVVDKRPDKIRSAVRRMFYEVPENYAAGAHDQEGLPAHYRGLWGIDLAAAVSRDIKGVLQVQYMPPDSAAFGNELIVGLRHTREFGTILSAGLGGTDTELYAGRFRKGQAIVAASPAMCSGEGFFQLYRNTISYRKLAGLTRGQRRIVTDEQLVECFESFVRMGNAYSRENPDAVFIIDELEINPFAFTDFLMVPLDGMCRFSKQKGTVPKRPAAKIDRLLHPVSMGIIGVSSTRKNFGRIILDNVLAQGFDPDGLVIFKPGIEQFQGIDCLPDLNALAAGGKGKLDLFIVAVGADQVPALVEEIIKTDAAHAVMLISGGLGETQGSQGKAGQVMAAIRTARTRPDTDGGPVFLGANCMGVISLPGSYDTWFIPEDKLPKNGSGPRTFCRAALISQSGAFMLHRSHQCPQLAPAYMISMGNQTDLTLGDMMTYFKESDQVDVIAVYAEGFNDLDGLAFCRAVREAVLAGKEVVFYKAGRTPEGKAATSSHTASLAGDYMVCESCVSQAGAIVARTFSEFQELMLLAETLNTKTIHGNRLAAVSGAGFEAVGIADSIHSDDFTMEFARFGNDTVAGVRAVLAAKGLDRLVTISNPIDINPAADDQVHGDIAAILCRDPGVDAVILSVDPMSPAMQTLDTDPDERFSMHNKRSVLHRLMHLNNTCETPIVAVVDGGRLYDPLRDALIAGGIPVFKVCDGAVAALSLYIQGRLRANAVRVSQKQKV is encoded by the coding sequence ATGCAGCTGGACATTGATTTTGATGCCATTGACCGGATTTTTTCCAACGCCTGGGACCAGGGCCGGGATTTCCTTTTTGAATTCGAGGTCTACGACCTTCTGGCCAGATCCGGGTCGGAAACCCCGCCGCAGGTCCGGTTGATCGACCGCGGGGAACGGATTTCAGATGCTGCGCTTGTGGCCATGCCGGGTGAAAAAAGTGTATTAAAGATTGTCTCTCCCTATATTGTGCATAAAACAGAGGTGGGCGGGGTCCGGGTGGTGGACAAAAGGCCCGATAAGATCCGATCGGCCGTGCGCCGGATGTTCTACGAGGTGCCGGAAAATTATGCGGCCGGGGCCCATGACCAGGAGGGTCTGCCCGCCCATTATCGGGGCCTTTGGGGCATCGATCTGGCAGCCGCTGTTTCCCGGGATATTAAAGGCGTGCTCCAGGTGCAGTATATGCCGCCGGATTCTGCGGCCTTTGGTAATGAGCTTATTGTCGGACTGCGTCACACCCGGGAATTTGGGACCATATTATCCGCCGGGTTGGGCGGAACGGATACGGAGCTGTATGCCGGGCGGTTCAGGAAAGGCCAGGCCATTGTGGCGGCGTCGCCTGCCATGTGCAGCGGAGAGGGGTTTTTCCAGCTCTACCGAAACACCATTTCCTATCGAAAACTTGCCGGGTTAACCCGGGGGCAGCGCCGTATCGTCACGGACGAGCAGTTGGTGGAGTGTTTTGAATCCTTTGTTCGCATGGGCAATGCCTATAGCAGGGAAAACCCCGATGCTGTGTTCATCATCGATGAACTTGAGATCAATCCCTTTGCCTTTACCGACTTTCTTATGGTGCCCCTGGACGGGATGTGCCGGTTTTCAAAACAGAAGGGGACCGTACCCAAACGCCCGGCGGCAAAAATTGACCGCCTGCTTCACCCGGTAAGTATGGGCATCATCGGTGTCTCTTCCACCCGGAAGAATTTTGGCCGGATTATTCTGGATAATGTGCTGGCCCAGGGGTTTGACCCTGATGGTCTGGTGATTTTCAAACCGGGCATCGAACAATTCCAGGGTATTGACTGCCTGCCTGATCTGAACGCACTGGCAGCCGGCGGCAAGGGAAAACTTGATCTGTTCATTGTGGCTGTGGGGGCGGATCAGGTCCCGGCCCTGGTTGAAGAGATCATAAAAACGGATGCGGCCCATGCCGTGATGCTTATTTCCGGCGGACTGGGGGAGACCCAGGGCAGTCAGGGTAAGGCCGGACAGGTCATGGCCGCCATAAGAACTGCCCGGACACGCCCGGACACCGATGGCGGCCCTGTGTTTTTAGGCGCCAACTGCATGGGGGTAATCTCTTTGCCCGGCAGTTATGATACCTGGTTTATCCCCGAAGACAAACTGCCTAAAAACGGATCCGGACCCAGAACATTCTGCCGGGCCGCCCTGATCAGCCAGAGCGGGGCCTTTATGCTGCACAGAAGCCACCAGTGTCCCCAATTGGCACCGGCCTATATGATCTCCATGGGGAACCAGACCGATTTGACCCTGGGGGATATGATGACATATTTCAAGGAGAGTGATCAGGTGGATGTGATTGCCGTCTATGCCGAAGGGTTCAATGACCTGGACGGCCTGGCGTTCTGCCGGGCCGTCAGGGAGGCGGTGCTGGCAGGCAAGGAGGTGGTGTTTTACAAGGCGGGCCGCACACCGGAAGGTAAAGCCGCCACGTCCAGTCATACCGCTTCCTTGGCCGGGGACTATATGGTCTGCGAAAGCTGTGTTTCCCAGGCGGGCGCCATTGTCGCCAGGACCTTCAGCGAATTCCAGGAGTTGATGCTGCTGGCCGAAACATTGAACACCAAAACCATCCACGGCAACCGTCTGGCAGCCGTCAGCGGTGCCGGGTTTGAAGCCGTGGGCATCGCTGATTCCATCCACAGTGATGATTTCACCATGGAATTTGCCCGGTTCGGCAACGACACCGTGGCCGGGGTGAGGGCCGTGCTGGCGGCCAAAGGATTGGATCGTCTGGTCACCATCTCCAATCCCATTGATATTAATCCCGCAGCCGATGACCAGGTTCACGGTGACATTGCCGCCATCCTTTGCCGTGATCCCGGGGTGGATGCCGTGATTCTCAGTGTGGACCCCATGTCTCCGGCCATGCAGACCCTGGACACCGATCCCGATGAGCGGTTTTCCATGCACAATAAACGTTCCGTACTCCACCGGCTGATGCACCTGAACAATACCTGTGAAACCCCCATTGTGGCCGTGGTGGATGGCGGCAGATTATATGATCCCTTGCGTGACGCCCTTATTGCGGGCGGGATTCCGGTTTTCAAGGTCTGTGATGGCGCCGTCGCGGCATTGTCGCTTTATATCCAGGGGCGGTTGCGCGCCAATGCCGTTCGTGTGTCCCAAAAACAAAAGGTATAA
- a CDS encoding hybrid sensor histidine kinase/response regulator: MGPEQTPIHKQSVMVVEDCEPDIDALVACLSGNYQVRVEMDGDSALQSIREDAPDIVLLDILMPGMDGFEVCRQIKADPQLQDVLVIFVTSLTEAVDETKGLEMGAVDYITKPFNFAVIRAKIKTHLALALARKKLSYQNRILKENIELREQVEQIHHHDLKTPIQVVLGAAQIMQRSKNQDEANRQKLLQEQINACFTMIDMLNRTMVLYKMEQDNCPVNVTPVDVMPVFDRISMAFSKRMAKKQVQLHISINGAPADAASPCIISCDEMLFYIMINNLFSNALEASPDGGIVAIRILGPERGDIKIEIENQGLIPKPIRHKFFDKFVTYGKSQGTGIGTYSAKLTAQLHGGSIHFSLSKQTGTTIISVCLPQ; this comes from the coding sequence ATGGGGCCGGAACAGACACCCATACACAAACAGTCGGTGATGGTGGTTGAAGACTGCGAACCGGATATCGATGCCCTGGTGGCGTGTTTAAGCGGCAACTACCAGGTCCGGGTCGAAATGGACGGAGACAGCGCCCTTCAAAGTATCCGGGAGGATGCGCCGGACATCGTGTTGCTCGACATCCTGATGCCGGGCATGGACGGTTTTGAAGTCTGCCGGCAAATCAAGGCGGATCCCCAATTGCAGGATGTACTGGTCATCTTTGTTACCAGCTTGACGGAGGCTGTGGATGAAACCAAGGGGCTTGAAATGGGCGCGGTGGATTATATTACCAAACCCTTTAACTTTGCGGTCATTCGCGCCAAGATAAAAACGCATCTGGCCCTGGCCCTGGCCAGAAAAAAGCTATCGTACCAGAACCGCATTCTAAAAGAAAATATTGAGTTGCGCGAACAGGTGGAACAGATTCATCATCATGATTTAAAGACCCCGATTCAGGTGGTGTTAGGGGCTGCCCAGATCATGCAGCGGTCAAAAAACCAGGATGAAGCCAACCGGCAGAAACTGCTGCAGGAACAGATCAATGCCTGTTTTACCATGATTGATATGCTCAACCGTACCATGGTGCTTTATAAAATGGAGCAGGATAACTGTCCGGTGAACGTAACCCCGGTGGATGTCATGCCCGTTTTTGACCGCATTTCCATGGCGTTTTCCAAAAGGATGGCAAAAAAGCAGGTCCAGTTGCATATATCCATCAACGGCGCGCCTGCCGATGCGGCCAGTCCCTGCATCATCTCATGCGATGAGATGCTTTTTTACATCATGATCAACAATCTATTCTCCAATGCCCTGGAGGCGTCCCCCGACGGCGGCATCGTTGCCATTCGAATCCTTGGTCCGGAACGGGGCGACATAAAGATAGAGATAGAAAACCAAGGTCTCATCCCCAAGCCCATCCGTCATAAATTTTTTGATAAATTTGTCACCTACGGCAAATCCCAGGGCACCGGTATCGGCACCTATTCGGCGAAGCTTACGGCACAACTGCATGGTGGAAGCATTCATTTTTCTTTGTCCAAGCAGACCGGAACCACCATAATATCCGTGTGCTTGCCCCAGTAA